The nucleotide window CCAGGAAGTTCCCCTGGCTGGGGAACTGCACAGGCAAGCCCGGCGGTACCTTTTGGGTGTTGTACTTGTGGTCTGCGTAGCCCACCATCTCCAGCACGTGCACGCACTGGATGCTCTCGCGTTCCTCTGGCGAGAGCGCGGCCACGTAGTCTTCACTGCCCAAGAGGCCGTCCTCCTCGCGGTTGAAGGCGACAAAAGCCACGGGCAGGTCCCGCCGCCAGTTCCGGCAGGTCCAGGCGCAGGCGAGCAAGGCGGCCACGGCGCTGCCGTTATCGTCCGCACCCGGCATGTTCGGCACACTGTCATAGTGGGCCGCGACCAGAAGCACCGGACGGGTGATACCCGGGGGCCGGGCGACTACATTCAGGTACTGCCCCTGCAAGTCCACCTGGTAGCCCCATCCAGCAAGTTGCGTGGCCAGCCAGCGGGCCGCCGCCTGGTTCGCCTCCGCATTCGCGGAATAGTGCCGGGGAAGGCTGATGCCCTCCACCCACTTGCGCAGCCAGTCCGGTGAGATGGTAGATATCAGTGCAACCAGTTCCGGCGCCACCTGGCCCGGCTCT belongs to Roseimicrobium gellanilyticum and includes:
- a CDS encoding M28 family peptidase — protein: MELRNAAHTEPGQVAPELVALISTISPDWLRKWVEGISLPRHYSANAEANQAAARWLATQLAGWGYQVDLQGQYLNVVARPPGITRPVLLVAAHYDSVPNMPGADDNGSAVAALLACAWTCRNWRRDLPVAFVAFNREEDGLLGSEDYVAALSPEERESIQCVHVLEMVGYADHKYNTQKVPPGLPVQFPSQGNFLGLVANAQSTSHMMDVLTIAHTYLPKFPVLGLPLPPGTEPLFPVLHRSDHASFWEAGVPAIMWTDTAEFRNPHYHMPTDLPGTLNYTFLLQVTQVLVATVVTEVMRLERN